The Thermasporomyces composti region ATTCCGACACGGGCCCTCGTGGATCGAGAAGACGAGCTCACCGGTGAGATCGTGGTGTGGGTTCGCGCGGGTCGGCTGATCGGACTCGAGCAAGCCTGGTACACCGACGAGCCGCCGATCGCGTGGCCTCTGCCTGACGCGGTGAGAGTCACCGGAGCCACCGAGGGGACAGGCCCATTCCCGGGTGACCCACCTGCACTCCCGCACCACGCGATGACGCGGCGGGCAAGCGGCTTGCCCCTGACGTTCCTGTGGGTGGCTCGTCGCCGCTTCGGGTCGTCGGCCGTAGCCGCGCCATGGTCAGCGCCGCGGGGCAGCGGCGCGGAGATAGTCGAGGAAGTCGTCGATCACGTCGCCGGGCCCGGCACGGCCCTTCCCATCGCGCGCGAGGTGTCCCACGGCGGCGAGGTCCGCGGCACCGTGGGCCGTCGCGCGCAGGAGCGCGGCGAGCGCCGCGGATGCCGCGCTCGCCAGCTCCGACGAATCGATCGACCACGGCCCGAAGACGAACGTGAACCACGCAGGGTGCCGCTGGGCCCACTCGACGTAGCGGTGCAGGAGTACGCGCACGGGGGTCAGCGGTCAGTTCTTCGTCGAACGCCAGCCCGTCGCGACCGCGCCGCACACCACTGGCGTCGGGCGCTGCGAACGCCTGTGGACGATCAGCGCCAGGCTCGTCGGCCTCGAGCCCTGACCGCGTGACCTGGCCAGTGGGACCCCTCGGGCATCAGCACATTGCCGCAACACGATGCGCGGTGAACGAAAGCACCTTCGACCTGGCGGGTTGTTGGAGCCAGCGAGGGGACTCGAACCCCTAACCGCCCGATTACAAGTCGGGTGCGCTACCAATTGCGCCACGCTGGCGGAACACCACGCAAGCGTAGCGGCGGACGTTGGGGCCCGAAGGTCCGGGCGGGCCGCCACGCGCCTAGCCCGCCACCTCCACCACCACCTTGCCGCGGGTGTGGCCGCGTCGATTGTGCTCGAGCGCGGCCCTCGCCTCGGCCAGGGGGTAGGTGGCGTCCACCGTGATCTCCAGTCGCCCGGCCTCGACGAGGCGTACGAGCTCCCGCAGGTCGTCCGGGTCGGGACGAACGAAGTGGTACCTCGTCCCGGCCACGCCTGGCTCGACGATGCTGGCGACCCGGCCCGGCGACGACACCAGGTCGACGCTGGCCCGCAGCGTCTCGCCACCCACGAGGTCGAGGATCGCGCTCGGCCCCTCGGGAACCAGCGAACGCACCCGCTCCGCCAGCCCGTCGCCGTACTCCACCGGCTCGGCGCCGAGAGACCGCAGGTACTCGTGGTTGCGCTGGCTGGCCGTCCCGATCACCCGCGCCGCGCCCAGGGCCTTCGCGATCTGGACGGCGAGGGAGCCGACCCCACCGGCCGCCGCGTGCACGAGCACGACGTCCCCCGACGTGACGCCGAGGACGTGGCGGAGCGCCTGGTAGGCGGTGAGGCCCGCGAGCGGGAGACCGGCCGCCTGCGCCCACGTCACGTTCCGCGGCTTGGGCGCGAGCGTGCGCACCGGCGCGGCGACCAGCTCGGCGAAGGTGCCGCGCTGGATGTGGTCCTCCCGGACGTACCCGACGACCTCGTCGCCGGGCGCGAACTCCGACACGGCCGGACCGGTCCGCTCCACCACACCCGCGAGGTCCCAGCCGAGCACCACCGGGAAGTGCACCTCGAACCACGGGTCGAGGCCGCCTCCCACGATCTTCCAGTCCACCGGGTTGACGCCCGCGGCGCGGGTCCGGACGAGAACCTGGTCGGGTCCGAGCTTCGGCTCCGGGTGCTCGCCGTAGCGAACCCGGTCGAGCCCGCCGTACTCGTCGATCATCACCGCCTTCACGCGGCACATCCTGCCCCACCAGGGCCTGCCCGACACCGCGGCGGTGACCCGACACCGCGGCGGTGACCCGACACCGCCCGTCGACCGGGCCTGTCAGCCGACTGGGCCTGTCAGCCGACTGGGCCTGTCAGCCGACTGGGCCTGTCAGCCGACTGGGCCTGTCAGCCGGCACTGTCGGACCGAGCCTGCTGTGTGGCTCAGCGCTCCGGAGCCGCGCCCGTCGAGTTCCGCACGACCAGCTCCGGTCGGAAGAGGTACTCGGTGTTCGGCGAGCCGTGGCCGCTCACCGCGTCGATCAACGCGCGAACCGCCGCCTGCCCCATCGCGTGCACCGGCTGTCGCACCGTCGTCAGCGGCGGATCGGTGAACGCGATCAGCGGCGAGTCGTCGTACCCGACGACGGACACGTCACGCGGCACGTCCAGGCCACGTTGGCGCGCCGCGCGGATCGCGCCCAGCGCCATCAGGTCTGAGCCGCAGATGATGCCGGTGACCCCCTGGTCGAGCAGCCGCACCGCCGCCGCGTGACCGCCCTCGACCGAGAACAGCGACTGCTCGACGAGCCCGGTGACGTTCTTGGCCCGCAGCTCCGGGCTCTCCAGCTGGGCGGTGAACGCCGCGAGCTTCCGGCGCACGGGGACATACCGGTCGGGCCCGATGGCCAGACCCAGCCGCCGGTGCCCGAGGCTCGTGAGGTGGCTGACGGCGAGCTGGATCGCCACGGCGTCGTCGGTGGAGATGAACGGCGCCTCCACCGACTCGATGTACCCGTTCACGAAGACCACGGGCAGCCCACGTCCGGTGAGCTTCTGGTAGCGCGCGGCGTCGGTGGAGACGTCGGCGTGCAGACCGGACACGAAGATGATCCCGGAGACGCCGCGGTCGAGCAGCATCTCGACGTACTCGTCCTCGCCGACGCCGCCCGGGGTCTGCGTGCACAGCACCGGTGTGTAGCCGTGCTGGCCACAGGCGTTCTCGATGACTTGGGCGAACGCTGGAAAGATCGGATTGTCGAGCTCGGGGACGACCAGGCCGATGAGGCCCGCGCTGCGCTGCCGTAGTCGAGCGGGACGCTCGTAGCCGAGGACGTCGAGGGCGGTGAGCACCGCCTGAGTCGTGGTCTCACTGACGCCTGGACGCCCGTTGAGGACGCGCGACACGGTGGCCTCACTGACCCCGGCGTGCCGGGCGATGTCGACGAGCCGTGCCCTCTTGGCCGGGCTCGCCTCCATCATTCGTCCTCCTGGTGAGCCCATCCCCGGCCTCGTGCGCCGCGGGTCGGACCGGTGGTGCTGGAACATCCTGCCAAGGATTGTGCATCAGTCGCGCTCAGCATCGTCGCCGCTACGAAAAGCGCAGGTCACGTGCCGCCTCGAGGTCGACGCAACGGTCCGCAGCACCGTCCGACGCGGGGTGTGACGCGGCCAGTCCGGGCCAGGAGCGCGGCTGGATCGTGACACCACGCACGTCACCGTGTCACCATGAGCTGCCGCGTGCTTGCGTCAGACGGCGTGTACCCAGGGGACCAGCGCGTCGGCTGACGGAGCCGCCAAGCGCCCTTTGCTCGGATCGTCCGGCACGTTCCTGCCGGTGGAGGGATGGAGAGTCATGGCAACGGTCACCTATGACGGCGCGACCAGGATCTACCCGGGTACCGACAAGCCCGCCGTCGACAAGCTCGACCTGCACATCGAGGACGGGGAGTTCATGGTCCTCGTCGGACCGTCGGGATGCGGGAAGTCCACGTCCCTGCGGATGCTCGCGGGCCTCGAGGAGATCAACGAGGGGCGGGTGCTGATCGGTGACCGCGACGTGACGCACCTCCCTCCGAAGGACCGCGACATCGCGATGGTCTTCCAGAACTACGCGCTCTACCCGCACATGACCGTCGCAGAGAACATGGGCTTCGCCCTCAAGATGCAGGGTGTGCCCAAGGACCAGCGGATGAAGAAGGTCCGCGAGGCCGCCCAGCTGCTGGGCCTGGAGGACCTCCTCGACCGCAAGCCGAAGGCGCTGTCCGGTGGTCAGCGGCAGCGGGTCGCGATGGGTCGCGCGATCGTCCGGGAGCCCAAGGTCTTCCTCATGGACGAGCCGCTGTCCAACCTCGACGCCAAGCTGCGCGTCTCCACCCGTACCCAGATCGCCGCGCTGCAGCGTCGGCTGGGAGTCACCACGGTCTACGTCACCCACGACCAGACCGAGGCGATGACCATGGGTGACCGGGTCGCGGTCCTCAAGGACGGCGTGCTGCAGCAGCTCGACACCCCGCTCAACCTCTACGACAAGCCCGCCAACATCTTCGTCGCCGGCTTCATCGGCTCGCCGGCGATGAACCTGCTGGAGGGCAAGGTCACCGAGGCCGGGATCGACATCGGCGGCTACACCGTTCCGATCGAGGCCGCGGTCCGCACCAAGCTGGGCAGCGACACCACGGCTACCGTCGGAATCCGCCCGGAGGCGCTGCGCATCGTCGGCGCGGAGGAGAACGGCATCACGGTCGAGGTGGCGGTCGTCGAGGAGCTCGGCGCCGACGCCTTCCTGTACGGCCTGCTGGGCAGCGGCGACGAGCAGAAGGAGATCATCGCTCGGATCGACGCTCGTCGCCCGCCGGAGAAGGGTGTCAAGGTCAAGCTGGCTGCCGACCCGGACCGGATCCACATCTTCTCGACGACCACGGGAGAGCGCGTCAGCTCCTAAAGACGCAGACCGGACTGGGCGTGGGGTGACGACCCGCTCGAACCCCACTCCAACGTCGAACCGTGGGGCCACCGGTCACGTCCGGTGGCCCCACGGTTTTCCGGTCACGCTCCGCGAGTTCCGACGCTGGTCACCTCGCAGTCCACCGATGGATGCGTGACGCCTCCTACGCTGCTCTCACATGACGAGAAGGCTCCTGGCGAGGGTCGCCCGAAGCCTCCCCTACGTGCGACGCGTCCTCGAGCACCGCGATCGGGCGGTCGCGCAGAACCATCGACTCCGCGAGCAGGTCGACCTCCTCACCAAACAACGCGACGCCGCGCAGCGGGAAGCCGACAAGCTCGCCTTGGGATTGGTGCCCTCGCACGCCGCGGAACCGCTCGACGACCTCCAGGTGCTGTTCATCGTGACGTATGGGCGGTCCGGCTCCACCCTGCTCATGAGCCTGCTCGATTCCCTGCCCGGCTACGTCATCCGCGGTGAGAACGCGGGCGTTCTCTACCACCTGTACGAGTTCCATGCCAAGGCGCTGAGCGCCCGCGACAAGTGGGCCAAGGACAAGCCGCTGCCTCCCCAGCATCCGTGGTACGGGATCGACGACTACCCGCAGTCCCTCGCCCTCGCGCGCATGCGTCAACTGGTCGTCGACACCATCTTCCGCCCGGAACCCGACACCCGGGTCACCGGCATGAAGGAGATTCGCTGGTGGATGCCCAACATCCCGGCCTACCTGGACTTCCTCGAGACGCTGTTTCCACGCGCGCGGTTCCTCCTCAACACCCGGAACCTCAAGGACGTCGCGCGCAGCCGCTGGTACGCCAAGAACCCTGACGCGCTGGCCCACCTGACCGACTTGGAGGCCCGCCTGACCAGCGCGGTGGCGAGTCGTGGCGACCGCGGCTACCACATCCATTACGACGACTACATCCGGGATCCCACGGTGCTCCGCGGGTTGTTCGAGTGGCTCGGCGAGGAGTACGAACCGGATCGGGTGGCGCGAATCCTGGCGACGAAGCACTCCTTTTGATCACCACTCATCGTCGACGAAGGCCTACCCTCGCTCGTATGCCACGGTTCGTCTCGGTCCCCGCCGACGCCGGACTCCTCGCGCTCGAGTGGAACCGGCCACTCGCCGAGTGGTCGTCGAAGCACCTCGTCGCGCTACCGCGCGGTATCTCCCGTCACGTCGTGCGCTTCGTGCGGCTCAACGGCCAGGTGTACGCGCTGAAGGAGGCACCCGAGCGTTACGTCCTCCGGGAGGCGAATCTCCTTCGTGAGCTGCAGCGCCTCGACGTCCCGGCGGTCGAACCGGTCGGCGTCGTGCTCGACCGGTACACCGAGGACCGGGAGCCGCTCGACCCCATCCTGCTCACCCGCCACCTGTCGTACTCGCTGCCCTACCGCGCGGTGTTCTCCCGCACGCTGCGTTCGGAGACGGTCGTCCGGCTGGTCGACGCGCTCGCGGCGCTCCTGGTCCGCCTCCACCTCGCGGGGTTCTTCTGGGGCGACTGCTCGCTGTCGAACACGTTGTTCCGCCGCGACGCTGGAGCGTTCGCCGCGTACCTCGTCGACGCCGAGACTGGCGAGCTGCACGACGAGCTGTCCCCTGGGCAGCGCGCGTACGACTTGGACATCGCCCACACGAACATCTTCGGCGAGCTCCTCGACCTCCAGGCCGGCGGCTACTTGTCCGAAGACACCGACCTGCTCGATCTCGCCGACACCGTCGTGGACCGGTACCAGCGACTGTGGGCGGAGCTGACCGAGCCGGAGGAGTTCGACGAGAACGAGCTGTACCGGCTCGAACGCCGCATCAAGCGGCTCAACGACCTGGGTTTCGACGTCGCCGAGCTCGACATCCACACCGACATCGACGGCCAGCACATTCGGATCCAGCCGAAGGTGGTCGACGCGGGACACCACAGTCGGCGGCTGCTCCGGCTCACCGGCCTGGACGTCGAGGAGAACCAGGCCCGCCGGCTCCTCAACGACCTCGACACCTTCCGCGCCGCGACGCAGCAGCAGTACGAGGACGAGGAGATCGTCGCCCACCAGTGGCTCACCGAGGTCTTCGAACCCGTGATCCAGGCCGTGCCGGCCGAGCTGCGCGGCAAGCTCCCGGCCGCCGAGATCTTCCACGAGGTCCTCGAGCACCGCTGGTACCGGTCGGAGGAGGCTGGGCATGAGATTCCGCTGGTCGAGGCCGCGCGCTCGTACGCCGCGACGGTGCTCCGCCACCGCCCGGACGAGCGGGAGCGCCTCCCCTCCGCTGACGAGATGGACTCCCTCGTCGACTCCGACCTGGACGCCTGACCTCGACACCCGCTCACGGGTCCGTCGCCGGTGGTCGCGACGCGGACATCGCCGCCGGGCCGGCCGTCCACCACGTCGTGCGGCGCAGCGCGCCGTCCCAGCTGAAGCTGAGGTGGATGTGGTCGGTGTGGGGATTCGGCGTCCCTGAGTAGGGCTGCCATCCTCGGTACGCCTCGTAGGACCGCCAGATGTGGTGGTTCCAGATGATGTACATGACGCCGAGCCGCCGGGCCATCGCGTGCTCGTTGCCGTACTGGTCGGTGGCGAGCAACCAGCCGAGGAAGTCCTCGGCGAGTCGGCGGTCTCGTTCCGAGTGCGCGTCGAACGCGATGTCCAACGCCCGTCCGTCATGGTGCTCACTCGGTCGCGCCGTGCCACACCCGCTGGCGATGCCGGTCCACCGTGGCCCGTAGACCACGAGGACGAGGTCGCGGACGTCCACCACCCCGGATCGGGGTGTGGGGTCGCACACCCGTTGCCCCTCATAGGCGGCGTAGGGGTCGATGGACGGTCCGAAGTCGGCCGGCACGACCGTGGGCTCGGGCGGGTCCGCGACAGCGGCCCCCGCCGGCCCGAATGCCAGCGCCCCGAGTGTCAGCGCCACGGTCACGAGCAGGGCACACGCCCACGACCGACCAGGCGAGCTCACACCCTCAGGGTGACCGACGTTCGGCGGGCCCCGCCGCCGGCGGGGGTACTGCGCGCCACCGCCGACCGACCACGACGAAGGCAGCCGGAGGGCCCGTTTCCCGTGACTGACGGCGCGTCGCGACCAGGGCCCGTTCCACCGGACTTGTCCCCACCGAGGCGGCACCCGGGCCCGCCGGTGACGACCGCGAGCCACCGCCCGCTGCTCGTCACGGGTTCGGTCCCGCGCCGGGATCGCTCAATAGAAGACTTGACGAGTCCACCAGCTCGTTCGGCGCATCGCGCCCCGCCAGCTGAAGCTGATGTGGATGTGGTCGGTGTGCGGGTTGGAGCCGGTGTACCACTGCCAACCGTCGTTCGGCCGATAAGCCCGCCACATCTTGTGATTCCAGATGATGTACATGATGCCGAACCGGCGAGCGAACGCGTGGCGGTTGCCGTGCGGATCGGGCTTCAGCAGCCAGTAGAGGAAGTCATTGGCGAGTTTGCGTTGCGTGTCGTTGAGCGCGTTGAAGGAGATGTCGAGAGCGCGCCCTTCCTTGTGCTCGGAGACACTGCTGCCCGTGCAGCTACGCGCGATACTCCACGACCGCTGACCGTAGGTCTGGAAGACGATGTCCCGTAGGTCTAGCGGGCCGGGCTTGTTCGTCATGCTGCACGTGGTCTGCGGTTCGTAGACCGCGTACGCGTCGATGGCCTTCGGGAACGCGGGTGACGGCGGCATGACGCGCGCTTGCGCCCGGTACTTCTCGCCCCCGTCGTCCGCCCAGGCCGGAACGATTCCCGCGTGTGCAGCGACACCCACGAGGGCAACTCCGAACAGATGTCTTCGACCCAATCGAGAATGCCGGATGTCGATGCGCTTTTGTTGATTCATAGCTCCAGGCTGTGCGCCGAAGGAGCAATCGTGCCTCCGTCCGAAGCCTCTTCCTTACGTCACCAAAGGCCCGGTTAGCTTCATCGACGCCCCTCATCTGGGATCGCGATTTTTGTCCGACCTTCCACGGGTCCACCGCCTCGCCTCCAACGCGCCGCGGCTCGTTCGACGAACCGGGGAACGGCGCACCACCCGTCCCGGCGGACACGTCCCGTCGTTCCGGTGTGCTCGCGTCCTCACGTCGACTCGAGCGAGGCCCGAATGGATTCCAGCGCGGCGATGAACGTTCCGGGTCGGGGACGGAGGAGGCTCCGCGGGTCTCGCTCACGCTGAGCAGCAGGAGGAAGCCCGGCCAGGCGCCCACCCATGTCTGTACCTATAGGTAGGTACACTGCTGTCATGGATTCCCGAGAGCGCCTCGTCCAGGCCATGAGCGAGCTGCTGTGGGAGCGCGGCTACGCCGACACCAGCCCGCGGGAGGTTCGACAGCGGTCAGGCGTCGGCCAAGGCAGCATGTACCACCACTTCCCCACCAAACGGGACCTGGCGCTGGCAGCGTTGGAGCGCAACATCGCCGACCTGGCGTCGGCGTCCGCCGAGCTCGACGGGCCGGGTGACCCGCTGAGCCGGGTCGAGGCTCACCTCATGCGCCCCCGGGACGCGCTCAAGGGCTGCAAGGTCGGCCGAATGACCCAAGACCCGCAGGTTCGGGAGGATCCCGAGCTGCTGGCCTTGGTGGCGAGAGCGTTCGCCGAAGCCCACAGCCGATGGGCACGGGCGTTGCGTGAGGCGGTCGACGCCGGTCAGTTTCGGGACGACGTCGACCCCGAGCGGCTCGCCTACACCTTGATGGCCGTCCTCCAAGGCGGCTACGTGCTGGCGATCGCGCAGCAGGACCCAGGCCCGTTCGAGGAGGCCCGTCGCGGCGCGCTCGACCTCCTGCGCGCCGCCACCCGGCCCGCCACGACGACGACCCACGGCGGCCGGCCCGGAGCCGACTCGACGCGAGCCGGCCCGGCCCCAACCAGTCCGACACGAAAGAGCGAATGACATGACAGTACGCATCGGCATCAACGGATTCGGCCGGATCGGACGCAGCTTCCTGCGCGCCGCCCTGGCCAGCGGAGCGGACGTCGAGGTGGTCGCCGTCAATGACCTGGCCGACGCGCGCACGCTCGCGACGCTGCTCGAATGGGACTCGGTGTCCGGCCACCTGGAGGGCATCGAGTTCGACGACGCCGCGATCAGCGTGCACGGGCGGACGATCACCGTCTTCGGTGAGCGCGACCCCGCCAGCATTCCGTGGGGTGACGTCGGCGCCGACGTGGTGCTCGAAGCCACCGGCCGGTTCACCGACGCCGACGCCGCCCAAGCCCACCTCACGGGCGGCGCGCGCAAGGTGCTGATCTCCGCCCCAGCCAAGGGCGACGTGCCGACCTTCGTGCTCGGCGTCAACGATGACCGGCTCGACCCGGAGGCTCACGACATCTTCTCCAACGGGTCGTGCACGACGAACTCCCTCGCCCCGCTGGCCAAGGTTCTCCACGACGCCTTCGGCATCGAGTCGGGGTTGATGACGACGGTGCACGCCTACACCAACGACCAGCGACTCCACGACGCGCCGCACTCCGACCTGCGCCGGGCCAGGGCCGCCGCCCTCTCGATCATTCCTGCGTCCTCAGGGGCGGCGAGGGCGATCGGCAAGGTGTTGCCGGAGCTCGACGGCCGGCTGACCGGGGCGGCCCTTCGAGTGCCGGTTCCCGTCGGGTCGATCACCGACCTGACCGTCGTCCTGGAACGCAGCGTCACCGTCGACGAGGTCAACGCGGCCTTCCGGGAGGCGGCGTCCTCCCCGAGGTTGCGGCGTTACCTGCAATACTCCGAAGCCCCGCTGGTGTCCTCCGACATCGTCGGCAATCCGCACTCGTCCATCTACGACGCCCCGTTGACCCAGGCCGTCGGTCGGCAGGTCAAGGTGCACGGCTGGTACGACAACGAGTGGGGGTTCTCCAACCGCTTGGTGGAGTTCTGCGAGCGCCTCGGCGCGGCGCTCTGACCATCTCCACTCCAGCCTCCACTCCAGCCTCCACTCCAGCCTCCACTCGAGCTCCAGCCGAGCTCGACGACAGAGGCCCCTGGGTCGGCACGTGATCCAGGGCGCCTGTCGCTCCGGATGGTCGCTGAGCCTGTCGGCTCGTCAAGGACGACCGCCAGGCCCGGCGACGTCCCTCTCCGGTCGCGCCGGCGAGGGCACCTGTGGTGCGAGTCCGCGTCAGACGTCGGCCGACAGCGAACGACTGATGACGAGCCGCTGAATCTGGTTCGTGCCCTCGAAGATCTGCAGGACCTTCGCCTCGCGCAGGTACCGCTCGACGGGGAAGTCCCGGGTGTACCCGTAGCCGCCAAGCACTTGCACGGCGTCGGTGGTGACCTTCATCGCGGTGTCAGTGGCCACCAGCTTGGCGATGGCGGCCTCGGTGGTGAACGGCAGCCCTTGGTCCCGGCGCCGGGCCGCGTCGAGATACGTCGCGCGGGCGGTCTGCACCGCGGCCGCCATGTCGGCGAGCAGGAACGCCAGGCCTTGGAAGTCCAGGATCCGCCGGCCGAACTGCCGCCGCTGCTTGGCGTAGTCCACCGCGACGTCAAGCGCCGCCTGCGCCAGGCCCACGGCGCACGCCGCGATGCCCAGCCGTCCCCCATCGAGACCGGAGAGGGCGATGCGCAAACCCTCGCCCTCAGCGCCGATGCGCCGCTCCAACGGCAGCCGCACCCCGTCCCAGTGCACCTGCGTGGTGGGCGACGCGGTGAGACCCATCTTCCGCTCCGGCGGACCGAACGACAGACCAGGCGTGCCGGCGTCCGCCAGGAAGCAGCTGATGCCCTTGGTGCGGTCCGGTGAGGTCCGGGCGAACAGCACGTAGAAGTCCGCCTCGCCGCCGTGGGTGGTCCACGCCTTCGTCCCGTCCACGACGTAGACGGGATCCGACCCCGAGGTGTCCACCACCGCCCGCGTGGTCATGGCGGCGACGTCCGATCCTGCCTGCGGCTCGGACAGACAGTAGGCGCCCAGCAGCTCTCCCGACAGCATGTCGGGCAACCACCGCTCCTGCTGCTCCTGCGTGCCGCACGCGATCAACGGGTAGCAGGCGAGCGCGTGCACCGAGACCCCGACCGCGACCGTCAACCAGGCGTACGCCAGCTCCTCGAGCACCTGCAGGTAGACCTCGAACGGCTGTCCACCTCCCCCGAACTCCTCCGGCGCGGTCAGCGACAGCAGCCCTGACCGACCGAGGAGCCGGAAGATGTCACGCGGAAACACACCGTCCGCCTCCGCCTTGTCGGCGGCGGGCGCCAGCTCCTCCCGAGCGATCTGGCGCGTCAGCGCGAGAAGCTCGTGGGCCTCCGGTGACGGGAGCAGGCGTTCGGCGTCCATCGTGTGTTCACCCTCGAGCGGTGGGCCCGCCACAGACGCGGGCGTCGAGGCGGAGCCTACCCAGCGCGCCCCTCCCGCCTCACAGCTCGACGCGGCGCAGCAGCTGCGCGTTGAGCGCGACCACGATCGTGGACGCCGACATGAGGATCGCGCCGAGCGCGGGGCTCAACGTGACCCCCACCCACGCGAGGACACCGGCGGCCAGCGGGATGGCGACGACGTTGTAGCCCGCCGCCCACCCCAGGTTCTCCACCATCTTTCGGTACGACGCTTTCGACAACCGCACGACCGCGGCGACCGCCCGGGGATCGGACGAGGCGAGGATGACGCCGGCCGACTCGATCGCGACATCGGTGCCGGCACCGATCGCGATGCCGACGTCCGCGCGAGCCAGCGCAGGAGCGTCGTTCACACCGTCCCCCACCATGGCGACCGTGTGCCCGCTGCGCTGCAGCTCGGCGACGACACGGTCCTTGTCGACGGGCAGGACCTCGGCGAACACCGGGTCCACGCCAGAGCGGAACCCCAGCTCGGCTGCGACCGCGTCGGCGACCGGACGGGAGTCGCCGGTGATCATCCCGATCGTGGAGATCCCCTCCGCGCGCAGCGCGGCGATTGCCTGGCGAGCCTCGGGGCGGACCGCGTCCTCCAGCGCGAGCGCACCCAGGACACGGCCCTCACGACGTTCCTCGTCCACGAGCTGCACCAGGTGCAAGACAGCGGAACCGCGACCGATCCAGTGGCGAGTCGCCGTGGCCACCTCCTCAGGCGGGCGAGCGTCGTACTCCCGCAGCAGTGCCGGTCCACCCACCGCGTAGGGAACGCCGTCGACGCGTGCCCGCACCCCACGCCCGGGAAGCGCCCGAAAGTCCGTGGCGGTCGACGCCAGGCCACGCTCTCGCGCCACGCTGACGATCGCGCGGGCCAAGGGGTGCTCGCTGTCGGACTCGACACCCGCGGCCAGGCGTAGCACGTCGTCCTCCGTCACACCGCGCGTCGGTAGCACGGCGACGAGCCGGTGCCGACCCTCCGTGAGGGTGCCCGTCTTGTCGAACAGCACGACGTCGACCGTGCGCATGCGCTCCAGCGCCAAGCGGTCCTTGACGAGGATGCCCGAGCGAGCCGCGACGGCGGTCGACAGGGAGACGACCAGCGGAATGGCCAGGCCGAGCGCGTGCGGGCAGGCGATGACCAGCACGGTGACGGTACGCGTGACCGACTCGACGAGGTCGCCGAACGCCCACCAGACGAGGAAGGTGACGAAGCCGGCAGCCGCCGCGACGTAGAACAGCGCGCCGGCGAATCGATCCGCCAGCACCTGCGTGCGACCACGGGAGGCCTGTGCCTGCGCGACCATGCGCTGGATCCCCGCGAGCGCGGTGTCCTCCCCGACGGCGTCGACCTCGACCCGGATGGCGGAGTCCGTGGCGACCGTCCCGGCGACCACCCGGTCACCGATCGACCGAGACACCGGCCGTGACTCGCCGGTGATCATGGACTCGTCGAGCTCGG contains the following coding sequences:
- a CDS encoding TetR/AcrR family transcriptional regulator, yielding MDSRERLVQAMSELLWERGYADTSPREVRQRSGVGQGSMYHHFPTKRDLALAALERNIADLASASAELDGPGDPLSRVEAHLMRPRDALKGCKVGRMTQDPQVREDPELLALVARAFAEAHSRWARALREAVDAGQFRDDVDPERLAYTLMAVLQGGYVLAIAQQDPGPFEEARRGALDLLRAATRPATTTTHGGRPGADSTRAGPAPTSPTRKSE
- a CDS encoding sulfotransferase; the encoded protein is MTRRLLARVARSLPYVRRVLEHRDRAVAQNHRLREQVDLLTKQRDAAQREADKLALGLVPSHAAEPLDDLQVLFIVTYGRSGSTLLMSLLDSLPGYVIRGENAGVLYHLYEFHAKALSARDKWAKDKPLPPQHPWYGIDDYPQSLALARMRQLVVDTIFRPEPDTRVTGMKEIRWWMPNIPAYLDFLETLFPRARFLLNTRNLKDVARSRWYAKNPDALAHLTDLEARLTSAVASRGDRGYHIHYDDYIRDPTVLRGLFEWLGEEYEPDRVARILATKHSF
- a CDS encoding LacI family DNA-binding transcriptional regulator, producing MEASPAKRARLVDIARHAGVSEATVSRVLNGRPGVSETTTQAVLTALDVLGYERPARLRQRSAGLIGLVVPELDNPIFPAFAQVIENACGQHGYTPVLCTQTPGGVGEDEYVEMLLDRGVSGIIFVSGLHADVSTDAARYQKLTGRGLPVVFVNGYIESVEAPFISTDDAVAIQLAVSHLTSLGHRRLGLAIGPDRYVPVRRKLAAFTAQLESPELRAKNVTGLVEQSLFSVEGGHAAAVRLLDQGVTGIICGSDLMALGAIRAARQRGLDVPRDVSVVGYDDSPLIAFTDPPLTTVRQPVHAMGQAAVRALIDAVSGHGSPNTEYLFRPELVVRNSTGAAPER
- a CDS encoding ABC transporter ATP-binding protein translates to MATVTYDGATRIYPGTDKPAVDKLDLHIEDGEFMVLVGPSGCGKSTSLRMLAGLEEINEGRVLIGDRDVTHLPPKDRDIAMVFQNYALYPHMTVAENMGFALKMQGVPKDQRMKKVREAAQLLGLEDLLDRKPKALSGGQRQRVAMGRAIVREPKVFLMDEPLSNLDAKLRVSTRTQIAALQRRLGVTTVYVTHDQTEAMTMGDRVAVLKDGVLQQLDTPLNLYDKPANIFVAGFIGSPAMNLLEGKVTEAGIDIGGYTVPIEAAVRTKLGSDTTATVGIRPEALRIVGAEENGITVEVAVVEELGADAFLYGLLGSGDEQKEIIARIDARRPPEKGVKVKLAADPDRIHIFSTTTGERVSS
- a CDS encoding DUF4032 domain-containing protein; the encoded protein is MPRFVSVPADAGLLALEWNRPLAEWSSKHLVALPRGISRHVVRFVRLNGQVYALKEAPERYVLREANLLRELQRLDVPAVEPVGVVLDRYTEDREPLDPILLTRHLSYSLPYRAVFSRTLRSETVVRLVDALAALLVRLHLAGFFWGDCSLSNTLFRRDAGAFAAYLVDAETGELHDELSPGQRAYDLDIAHTNIFGELLDLQAGGYLSEDTDLLDLADTVVDRYQRLWAELTEPEEFDENELYRLERRIKRLNDLGFDVAELDIHTDIDGQHIRIQPKVVDAGHHSRRLLRLTGLDVEENQARRLLNDLDTFRAATQQQYEDEEIVAHQWLTEVFEPVIQAVPAELRGKLPAAEIFHEVLEHRWYRSEEAGHEIPLVEAARSYAATVLRHRPDERERLPSADEMDSLVDSDLDA
- the gap gene encoding type I glyceraldehyde-3-phosphate dehydrogenase, which translates into the protein MTVRIGINGFGRIGRSFLRAALASGADVEVVAVNDLADARTLATLLEWDSVSGHLEGIEFDDAAISVHGRTITVFGERDPASIPWGDVGADVVLEATGRFTDADAAQAHLTGGARKVLISAPAKGDVPTFVLGVNDDRLDPEAHDIFSNGSCTTNSLAPLAKVLHDAFGIESGLMTTVHAYTNDQRLHDAPHSDLRRARAAALSIIPASSGAARAIGKVLPELDGRLTGAALRVPVPVGSITDLTVVLERSVTVDEVNAAFREAASSPRLRRYLQYSEAPLVSSDIVGNPHSSIYDAPLTQAVGRQVKVHGWYDNEWGFSNRLVEFCERLGAAL
- a CDS encoding NADP-dependent oxidoreductase gives rise to the protein MKAVMIDEYGGLDRVRYGEHPEPKLGPDQVLVRTRAAGVNPVDWKIVGGGLDPWFEVHFPVVLGWDLAGVVERTGPAVSEFAPGDEVVGYVREDHIQRGTFAELVAAPVRTLAPKPRNVTWAQAAGLPLAGLTAYQALRHVLGVTSGDVVLVHAAAGGVGSLAVQIAKALGAARVIGTASQRNHEYLRSLGAEPVEYGDGLAERVRSLVPEGPSAILDLVGGETLRASVDLVSSPGRVASIVEPGVAGTRYHFVRPDPDDLRELVRLVEAGRLEITVDATYPLAEARAALEHNRRGHTRGKVVVEVAG